The Arthrobacter russicus genome has a segment encoding these proteins:
- a CDS encoding SRPBCC family protein encodes MTFRLVLRTVSSLGVQELFDRSLSIDEHTASMAESAETAIAGVRQGQIGWGESVTWRARHFGVWFTMTSKITELEAPWRFVDEQQRGPFKRFRHEHRFTETAEGTLMTDALVVTAPLGPLGWLAERIFLERYLHRLVTGRNEFLTR; translated from the coding sequence GTGACTTTCCGTCTGGTGCTGCGCACCGTCTCCAGCCTCGGCGTCCAGGAGCTCTTCGACCGTTCATTGAGCATTGACGAGCACACCGCCTCGATGGCGGAGAGCGCCGAAACCGCGATCGCCGGCGTCCGGCAGGGGCAGATCGGTTGGGGTGAATCGGTCACCTGGCGGGCCCGGCATTTCGGCGTCTGGTTCACCATGACCTCGAAGATCACCGAGCTGGAGGCGCCTTGGCGCTTCGTCGACGAGCAACAACGCGGCCCCTTCAAGCGCTTCCGCCACGAACACCGGTTCACCGAGACCGCCGAAGGCACTCTGATGACCGACGCCCTGGTGGTCACCGCGCCACTGGGTCCGCTGGGCTGGCTCGCCGAACGGATCTTCCTGGAGCGTTACCTACATCGCCTCGTCACCGGCCGGAACGAGTTCCTGACCCGTTGA
- a CDS encoding beta-N-acetylglucosaminidase domain-containing protein, translating to MPISKTNQLPSTRRRAVQFGLSALMATGLLGLSPLAGNSQTPEAVAPPPPVIVPTPQSTTSLGAPVVLGSQVSLVVSPDTDPAAQALAQKILQARGVQVTINSPAAPGNGSKLRLGSGSRADITPAVGNSVPGKAEGYALLVTDTDVVIGGSDGAGQYYGVQTLKQLLAGEGAQTAVAKLAITDSPSMPIRGAIEGFYGAPWSQQDRLDQLAFYGDVKMNTYIYAPKDDPYHRSQWRDPYPAAKLAELKALVDASTANHVRFTFALSPGESVCFSSQADRNAAIAKMQAMYDVGVRAFSIPLDDISYTKWNCSADQTAYGAPGSGNAGKAQVDFLNYLNSSFIKTKSGIFPLQMVPTEYSDVRPTAYKQQFKTLQPDIVIMWTGTDVVPPKISNSDAAAAAAVWGRKVFLWDNYPVNDFGQTTGRLLMGAYAKREAGLSTSLQGIVSNPMNQASASKPAVIGVAGFAWNDGAYDAASTWRWALAYLAQGSANQGNPALAAALTTFADLNYAAPTFGNTFWLPQAPALKQLSDAFNAAPQTASLAAIKDYADSMVTGAPLIRNQLADRIFVQDASAWLDAEPLWGRALQKAAAAVEAARAGEQNSATALVQQSQAAVDQARAVKITDKKNTWSEKATPAPKLGDGVLDTLISTLNNIVTKTSNFALNSPEVKVSGVEPGTSFTGPKAVDGDSSTRWASNYADNAWIQVKLTQSARLDSVQINWESACASAYKVQTSPDGVNWTDYPVDKPVCGVQTVAVSASQPIGFIKIQGIKRATSWGYSIFEIAAYGKAA from the coding sequence ATGCCGATTTCGAAAACCAATCAACTGCCCAGCACGCGTCGTCGGGCCGTGCAATTCGGCCTGAGCGCACTTATGGCTACCGGATTGCTCGGGCTCAGCCCGTTGGCCGGAAACAGCCAGACGCCTGAGGCCGTAGCCCCGCCGCCGCCGGTGATCGTGCCGACGCCGCAGTCCACGACGTCGTTGGGCGCCCCTGTGGTCTTGGGCAGCCAGGTTTCTTTGGTGGTTTCGCCGGACACCGACCCCGCAGCACAGGCACTGGCGCAGAAAATCCTGCAGGCCCGCGGCGTGCAGGTCACGATCAACTCACCCGCGGCACCGGGCAACGGCAGCAAGTTGCGGCTCGGCTCCGGGTCCCGGGCGGACATCACGCCGGCCGTGGGCAACAGCGTGCCGGGCAAAGCGGAAGGCTATGCGTTGCTGGTGACCGATACCGACGTCGTGATCGGCGGCTCGGACGGCGCCGGGCAGTATTACGGCGTGCAGACGCTCAAACAGCTGCTCGCCGGCGAAGGCGCGCAGACCGCCGTGGCCAAACTCGCGATCACGGACAGCCCTTCAATGCCGATCCGGGGCGCCATCGAAGGCTTCTACGGCGCCCCGTGGAGCCAACAGGACCGCTTGGACCAGCTGGCCTTTTACGGCGACGTCAAAATGAATACCTACATCTATGCACCCAAGGACGACCCCTATCACCGCTCGCAATGGCGCGATCCCTATCCGGCGGCCAAACTGGCCGAGCTGAAGGCCCTGGTCGACGCCAGCACCGCGAACCACGTCCGGTTCACCTTCGCGCTCTCCCCCGGCGAATCGGTGTGCTTCTCCTCACAAGCCGATCGGAATGCGGCGATCGCCAAAATGCAGGCGATGTACGACGTCGGCGTTCGGGCCTTTTCGATCCCGCTGGACGATATCTCCTACACGAAGTGGAATTGTTCGGCAGACCAGACCGCTTATGGCGCTCCGGGCTCGGGCAATGCCGGCAAAGCCCAGGTCGACTTCTTGAACTACCTCAACAGCAGCTTCATCAAAACCAAGTCCGGGATCTTCCCGCTGCAGATGGTGCCCACGGAGTATTCGGACGTCAGGCCCACGGCCTACAAGCAGCAATTCAAGACCCTGCAACCGGACATCGTGATCATGTGGACCGGCACCGATGTGGTCCCGCCGAAAATCAGCAATTCCGACGCCGCCGCGGCAGCTGCGGTTTGGGGGCGCAAGGTCTTCCTCTGGGACAACTACCCGGTCAACGACTTCGGCCAGACCACCGGCCGATTGCTGATGGGCGCCTATGCCAAACGCGAAGCCGGACTCTCCACCTCTTTGCAGGGCATCGTCTCGAACCCGATGAACCAAGCTTCCGCGAGCAAACCTGCGGTGATCGGCGTCGCGGGCTTTGCCTGGAACGACGGGGCCTACGATGCGGCAAGCACCTGGCGCTGGGCCTTGGCCTATCTCGCCCAGGGCAGCGCGAACCAGGGCAATCCGGCACTGGCCGCAGCGCTGACCACGTTCGCGGACCTCAATTACGCCGCGCCCACCTTCGGGAACACTTTCTGGCTCCCCCAGGCCCCGGCGCTGAAGCAATTGAGCGACGCGTTCAATGCCGCTCCGCAGACCGCTTCGCTGGCTGCGATCAAAGACTATGCCGATTCGATGGTCACCGGAGCGCCGTTGATCCGGAATCAGCTGGCAGACCGGATCTTCGTCCAGGACGCCAGCGCCTGGCTCGACGCGGAGCCGCTCTGGGGACGCGCTCTGCAAAAGGCCGCCGCAGCGGTCGAGGCCGCCCGGGCCGGCGAGCAGAATTCAGCCACCGCCCTGGTGCAACAATCGCAGGCCGCGGTCGACCAGGCGCGGGCAGTCAAAATCACCGACAAGAAGAACACCTGGAGCGAAAAGGCCACTCCTGCACCCAAGCTCGGCGACGGCGTCCTGGACACGCTGATCAGCACGCTCAACAATATCGTCACCAAAACCTCGAACTTCGCGCTCAATTCACCCGAGGTGAAGGTCAGCGGCGTCGAGCCAGGCACCTCCTTCACCGGGCCGAAGGCGGTCGACGGCGATTCCAGCACCCGCTGGGCCTCCAACTATGCGGACAACGCCTGGATCCAGGTCAAGCTGACCCAGTCGGCCCGTTTGGACTCAGTGCAGATCAACTGGGAATCCGCCTGCGCCTCGGCCTACAAAGTGCAGACTTCGCCGGACGGTGTGAACTGGACCGACTACCCGGTGGACAAGCCGGTCTGCGGGGTGCAAACCGTCGCGGTCAGTGCCAGCCAACCGATCGGATTCATCAAGATCCAAGGCATCAAGCGGGCCACTTCGTGGGGGTACTCGATCTTCGAAATCGCCGCCTACGGCAAAGCCGCCTGA